ACTTCAACGCTTAGAAAATGATGTTTAGGTGCTTAATTGTGGCCTAGGATTGTACTGCATTATTTTGGAGTGCTCAAATGTGATCTGGCCATGTTTTCTCTTGTTTTGGGGTGCTCATGTGATCTGGACATGTACTCACTCATGTGATCTGCTTAAAATGTTGGTGACATGTATGTTCTAGGTTGCATATGGCTTAGACATGCAATCTGGATATGAAATTTAATCAGTCCCTAGTGTATTCTGTGACAAAATATTATGTTTCAATGTGATCGTGATATTTGAACTTGTATGCTTACATGTGATTTGGACATGGAGACGAAAATATGACTTGTACTTTCTTTACAGATCCAAAATATGTGATGTACAGtgtgatatttttaaaatatatatgtgaaatataatattttgttattTATTTAAAGGGTTTTAAAATACATATGTGAAATATgatattttgtcatttattTAAGTTTATATGTGGCGATTTGCTtgtatatttcaaaaaaatataaccGGATATGCAAATCTAGGTTGCTTGTATCGTCATCTAAGTCAGAGGTATTTATGTCTTTCCATCTGTCTGTTAACACTGTTAACTGCGCTTCACAGAATAGGGGCATATTGGTTGTTACGATTCAAAAAACgggggcaaacatacaaagtcCGAAAAGGAGGGGCAAACGTGCAGTAAGAGGTCAAAACGAGGGCAGTTATGCAATAGACCTTTTTTTGTTCTAGTGTTGTATAATAGGGGCAAAGGGCTGCTTCGTTTCAAAATAAAAGGACAAAATTATAAAGTTTAAAAAAGAAGAGGTAAAATGACAATTGAGCTTTGAAGTAGAGGTAAAAATACCCTTTTTTccaatcttttaagtctaattggaccataattagacaatatcgtactacagtaaacaacctctaatgatggattaatttcgtctcgcgattttccctccatccgtgtaattaattttataattagatcttGGTTAGTACTTCTAATCTTTAGTTAAAAATTGCCATAACTTTTTATTGGATCTAAACACACTCTGAGTCTGAGGCTAGAGTGCTAGCTAGCGTTACTGTGATTACTATAGCACCGGTCCTTGTTGGGTTCAATGCTAGCTTGGCCACTGGGCTACCCTGGCCAACCTCTGCCTTCAAATGTGCATTGCACTGCATTTACTCCCCGGCCGACCAAGCTGCTGGCCTTGCATTGGAGTAGCATGCAGCAACCACCATCGCTGGTGGAGGGCATGCAGATCGAGCAGCGGTCATTGGGCGCACCTAATTAATTTTACGTACGGATGCAGGGATTAATTAGAAGCGGCGTGCCTATAGGTACATCCAGGACTACTGGGTACATCATATCATCGGATAAATTTGCGGTTGGACACTCTTCAATAGTATTAATTTTTGCTGTTAGTAGATAAGTATTATTCAATCTTATATTTAGCAATAAATAGACACTAGTTTTCAAATAATAATTTTCTTGTtcaaaggagaaagaaaattaTATAAGTAATAGGATAATATGCCCCTGCGGAGCATGCCAATTGGGGGGCTAGCAAAGCAAAGCCTGCAATCCCCTTCTGGATCCGGAAGCAGAGGAAGGCACAGTGGTCATTTACTAGTGCAGCATCGGGCAGGTCCATCATGGAGTAGGAGAGGACCCAACACCAACACCCAACCCATGGATCGATCGCATCTATGCCTGCCGGCATTGCATTTACGCGGCCATGTGACATCGACTaccgggcggagcggcggcggcggcacgtacTGTGCCGTCGGCCGGGGTCCATCCAGCACAAATAAGTCCACGAGCCAGCCGAATGAATTGAAGCAgggcatttaattaattaatttatttacgACCATAAATCAAATCCACCGTCTCCGGTCGATCTCATCCACCAGTAGTATCTGGTATTATATAGTAGGGATATGctatgcagcagcagcagctcctccTCGAAAAGCAGCACTTCTCTTCTGTCCACACCCGCTTGGATTGCATTCCATTGCATTGCGGCGATTCCGCCTGTAGCTATTACTAGCTAGCCACCAGAGAGAGAGATacctctctctctatatatacaaTCTCCTCCATTGCATTGCTTTGCTCCAAATAAATTAATGTTACACGCACCAGACCACTAGCCACTAGCAGAAAGGAAATGAGGCATCGTCAGGAAGAGATGCACCTCATCAGCTGCAGCAGCTTGTTGCTCGTGCTCGTGCTggccgcaggcggcggcggtgtatctgctgctgctgctgccgccgccgccaacaccACGACGACCACGACGAGATCATCGACCAAGCCCCAGGCGCCCGCCCTCATCGTGTTCGGCGACTCCATCGTCGACCCCGGCAACAACAACGGCATCAACACCATCGTCAAGGCCGACTTCCCTCCCTACGGCCACGACTTCCTCAACCACCGACCCACCGGACGCTTCTGCAACGGCAGGATACCAACGGACTTCATAGGTATCCTTATATGCATGTATTTATAtacatgcatatatataaaCATGTTTCGTCATTTTGGGAAAGAAGAAGAACTGAATTGAACCCAATGTATATATAATCAATGCAGCGTCCCGGCTGGGCCTCAAGGACCTCCTCCCGCCCTACCTCTCCCCTGAGCCGCTGGACAAGCACGACCTCCTCACCGGCGTCAGCTTCGCCTCCGGCGGCACCGGCTTCGACCCGCTCACGCCCAAGCTCGCCTCCGTCATCTCGATGCCCGACCAGCTGGCCATGTTCCACGAGTACCTGGGCAaggtgcgcgccgccgccggggacgccaaggccgccgagatCCTCTCCCGGGGCATCTTCGCCATCTGCGCCGGCAGCGACGACGTGGCCAACACCT
This window of the Panicum virgatum strain AP13 chromosome 1K, P.virgatum_v5, whole genome shotgun sequence genome carries:
- the LOC120711211 gene encoding GDSL esterase/lipase EXL3-like is translated as MRHRQEEMHLISCSSLLLVLVLAAGGGGVSAAAAAAAANTTTTTTRSSTKPQAPALIVFGDSIVDPGNNNGINTIVKADFPPYGHDFLNHRPTGRFCNGRIPTDFIASRLGLKDLLPPYLSPEPLDKHDLLTGVSFASGGTGFDPLTPKLASVISMPDQLAMFHEYLGKVRAAAGDAKAAEILSRGIFAICAGSDDVANTYFTMRARSNYDHASYARLLVRHASSFVEDLIHAGARRVAFIGIPPIGCVPSQRTMSGGPERGCSRGHNEVAAAYNAGMVAELAALRAKHPGTLLVFMDIYGFLYDMMMHPRSYGFTQATRGCCGTGLLEVSVLCNGVTSAVCDPVADYLFWDSYHPTEKAYKILADFVYDNYVKLII